In Maridesulfovibrio sp., the genomic stretch CATAACCCTATCCTTACTGCACAATTGCCGAAAAAGCCGGAAAAAGCCTTCAACTCTTTCCGGCAAATCCCAAAGAATCTATTCGGGTAAACCAAGTCCCTTACGCTTTGCTTTGATCCGTTCATCAAACATTTCTGCTGTTTTAACCGGGTCCTGTTCAATGAAGAAGGTTGCCCCAACCAGATCTTCAAGCCCGGAAACCGCGATATTGGTAACGGTTTCGGAACCAAGAATGTTCGGAGGATGTCCGAGATGGGTATAGATGCCGGATGCTACCGCATACAAACCGATGGCGGCAGCTTTCTCTGAATACCATTCCGGTGAAGACGCCCCCACGGGAAGATCGGAAATATCCACATTAAGCTCATTGGCGATTGCAGCGCAGAGCTGGAGGATACGTGAGTTATCTACGCAGGAACCATAATGCAGAACCGGCGGGATACCGAGCGCTCCACAGACTTCCTTAAGCCCGGGGCCAGCCATTTCAATGGCTTCCGGCACAAGCAGTCCGGCCTTACCGGCAGCAGTTGTGACACAGCCGGTCGCCAGCACCAGAATGTCACGTTTTATCAATTCCTTGGCTAGGCCTACGTTCAGTGAGTCCTGCTTGATTTTGGGGTTATTACAGCCGACAATGCCGACAGCACCGCGTATCTTTCCTGCGGCAATGGCTTCAACAAGGGGGGTGAATGACCCGCCAAGAGCCTCGATTATAGCTTCGTTAGAGAAGCCTGTCATGATCTCAACAGGTTCACAGGGGATATCAACACGTCCGGCATCGCGTTCTGCATATGCTTCAACAGCTATGGAAACGATCTCTTTAGCCTGCTGCATGGCAGTGCGAGGCTGGAAGTCGAAATGGATGCCACCGGTGAAGCGGGCTTTATCGGCAGTATCTATGAACTTGGTGTGGTAGCATCCGGAAATCTGCACGAGTGACGGCATGATGCACTGGTAATCAACTACGATAGCTTCAACTGCCCCGGTCAGGATAGCAAGCTCAGTCATCAGGTGGTTACCGGCCATGGGAATACCCTGACGCATAAGCAGTTCGTTACCGGTACAGCAAAGTCCGCCGACATTAATTCCTTCTGCGCCGAGCTCCTTGGCCCGTGCCACAAGTTCAGGATCGCGGGCAGCAGCCAGAATCATTTCGGAAACAACCGGATTGTGCCCATGCACAAGCAGGTTGACCTTGTTCTCTTTGATTATTCCGAGGTTGGCAGTGGACATTCTGGGGGTCGGAGTTCCGAAAATTACGTCAGAAAGCTCGGTCCCGATCATGGAACCGCCCCAGCCGTCTGCCAGAGCTGTGCGTGCGGCATGTATAAGTGTGTTGGGAGCGTCGTTATCGCACCCCATGTGGGTACGGTGCATCATTTCCGCAATCTCACGGTCAATGCCGCGGGGAGTCATGCCGAGTTTGGCCCATTTCTCCCTGCGCACTTCAGGAACACGGGACAGGAAAGCCACCTCTTTCTTGCGGGAACCGAAGTCCGCGAAGCAGCATTCCATGAGATCTTCGGCCACGGCCAGAAGCTCACGACCTTCGGTTTCAATGCCTACTTCAGCCGCCAAACGGATCAACTTTGCTTCATCGGTAATTTTGTAATCCGGTGCTTCTCCTTCCACGATAGCCTCAAGGACTTCAATGAGGTCACGGCCATGGTCGGAATGACCTGCCGCCCCACCGGCAATAAAACGTCCGAAGTTACGGGCAACAACAACATCAGCGTCTGCTCCGCAAACGCCTCGCGGCATTTTTGCACTGATGCGGCAGGGCCCCATGGTACAGTTACGGCAGGTGGTTCCGAGTTCGCAGAACTTACAATGGGGGGTCTGCATGGCCATGCGCTCATGCACTGTCTCGATACCTTCCGCCCGGCCTTTTTTGATCATGGCCTTGGCATCATCCCAAATAGTAAGTTCATCAACCGGTTTCGGTTCTCTCGCCATATTTCCTCCTATCCCTGTTTGCGGGAAGCGACATTGCATTACCCGCAGCTAAAAAATGAAAACCCTATCCTGGTGCATAGAGTAGGCTTTCATTCTCCCAGTGTATGTCGCCTAGCGGACAAATAGAAGAAAAAGGCAAAAATTTGCTGATCGAAACTTTAACTTAGCGTCCTGCCGCCCGCGCCAGATCCTCCATGCTGACAATCAGATACTGTCCGCGCCCGCGTTTTTCCACAAGGTCCGCACGGACCATATCATTTATCAGGGTTGAAACGGTTTGGCGGGTTGCGCCCAGCAGCTGTGACAGCTGTTCGATGGTGAGATTAATGGTCACGAGAACGCCGCCATCATCCTGCTCCACACCATTGTCATGGGCTTCAGTTAGCATATAGTCCATGAGACGGTTATAGATATCCTTGAAAGCGAGGCCGCCGATGATTGAAAACGAATTCTTGAGAATATGTCCCAGAACCCTGACCATGGTACGCGTAAAAAGCGGAACCGAATCCATAATTTTTTTGACTTCCCTGACTCCGGTAGTCAACAGGGCGACATCATCCAAGGCTTGAATATAGCAGCCGGAATGGGTGGAATAGATGTCTCCGGGATTGAGGATACCCAGAGTGAACTCCTTATCCTCATAGGCCAGATAAATACGAACACGCCCTTTGGCCACAACAAATACCAAATCTGTTTCTTCTGGCGCAAACATAACCGCCCCTTTGGAGTAGGCCCTTTCATTGAAAATTGCGCGCAGATCGGCCAGATCAGGTTTGGCCAGTTCATCAAGAAGATTGACGCCGGAAAACTTCATAATTCCTCACAAAGCTACAGTTAAAATTTTTGCAGCCCTACCACAATGAAGAAATTACGTCGAATCAAGGACACTAGCCATTATTCTGGTCTGAAAAATTATTATATACCTATCTTATATAAGCAGCAAAAAAGGTTGTATCTTTCCATTTTCAAACTGCCTACATCTGGTTTAAACAATCTTCGCAGATCTCTCCATCCTCTACCCGCACTGCCTTTTCCTTTTCTTTCTTCAAAATATAATTCACCGTTTCTTCGAACCGTTCGACCGGAACGTACCCCCGTATCGCCACGCCGTTTACAAGAAATGTGGGAGTTCCATTTATCTTGAATTTCTTGGCCTCCTGCCCGTCATCAATCAGAAATTCACGTACCTGCGCAGAATTAACAGATTCCTGAAGCCGGGCATGGTCAATATTTATTTCCTTGAGAATGTTTTTAAGCACGGCTCCGGTCTTATCTTCATAAAGAGCCTTCTGCTGAGCAAAAACCAGATTATGAAACTTGTAAGCCTTATTTTTATCTATCCGGGCAACAGCTTCGTAGATCAGAGCCAATTCGCGGGAATTATTATGCAAAGGAAGGTGCTTGAAAAGAAGTCTGTATTTGTCAGGCTGTTCAGTTGCCAGCTTGCTGACCACGTTTGCCCCCTTGCTGCAAAAGGGACACAAGAAATCTGAATATTCTACAATAGTAACCGGGGCGTCTGCATTGCCCAGCAATATCCGCTCATCCAATATTTTCGGCTGCGCAGGATTATTTATCTCCCCCTCAAACTTGCTTAGCCGCTTCAGCGCTTCCCGTTTTTGGATACCTTTATCAAGTATTGCCAGCAAAGCGACACTGTTTTCATCAAGGGCATCAAGTATGATTTGCGGATTTTCGCGTATGGCACCCCTCAACTGATCATTAAATTTCTGTTTGTTCGCACAACCTGAAAATAAAACAACAACCGACAAAATAAGAATAATTCGCTTGAGCATAGAATCACCTTCAGTGGTTTCAGAATTCATACCAGAATGCGCCTTAAATCCATGCTGCCCGCTAATTGCAACAGGCAGCATGGTAATCTGTTAATTATTGTCCGTTCAAGCCGCAACCCCAGGTGGCGTTAGCCCAGGGGAACACATTCTTAGGCGGAAACTGAGCCGGAGCGGGAAAATCGCATCCAGTTTGACATAGATTCTCCCCGGACTGGGTGCTGTTTAAGCAGAACTGGGTCAGCGGAGCCCTCCAAGTGCTGTGCGGAGCCAAACGATGCTGAGCATCGTTGATATCAAACACAGTTGTACCATAATTATAGGCATCCACGGGGTTCATTTTTCTGTAGTTAAGCAGATGGGCAACAGCAACATCTCCGGTGCGGTCACACCCGGAAATGCAGTGGATATAAATCAGGTATGGAACAGAGTTCTTACTATCCAGCAACGACCCTATTTTAGTAACAAGCTGTCCGAGGGTTTCTGAATCAGTCGCAATAGGCTGAATCTCCCACCACAAAAGCGCACCGTTGATCGTTTTCGCATTCGCTGAACTGTTACTTGCAGGGAGTTCCACTGTTCCGTTTACATAACTGTTCTTAGGTGGAATTGCCGTGGAATTGGTAATTTGAGAATCAAAAAACCTGTACTCCGCGTTAAGAACATATCCGTTGGTGGGATTTCCGGTTGAAGGAGGTTGGGTCAGATCGGAGTTGATAAGGCTGATATCAACGAAAATAAAATTATCCGGGAAATTTCCATCTCCGACCTGTATTTTGTAACGATTCTTGAGAGCTTTCAAGAGCCCCGGAAAATCGAAAGATTCTTTACTGTTTTTAACCAGAGTGGGATTCGGACCGCGAAAAAGAAGGTTCTTGCCGTTCTTGTCCAAAAGGTAAGCCTGCCAGTAATTCTGTTCGGAAGGGTTCACATGGGTGATGGGCAGGGCGTGGAAATAATTATCCCCGGCTGGAGCCTGAAGATACTGGCAACCCAGACATCCGCGCGTATTGTACGGTGAGGAGCATGAAGAATCTATTTCCCAGGTGTAACCGCTTTTAGTATTTACAGTGCAGTTGAAATTCTGGCCCATTTTTCCGCTTGTGAGCTGTATCAGATATGAGGCGTTCACTTCCATCGTTGTGGCGTTATCCGATGGCGACTGGTTTCCGCCAAAAAATTCCTTTGTTGCGTTATCAATTTTACCGTTTTCCAGCTTCCAGATAGTTACATCCGTATAATCCTTAAAACTGTCATATGTGTTACCCGGCAGGGTAATCCGGAAAGATTCCGCAGAAACCTGCGGCACGTTGGCAATGAACAAAGCGGTCAAAAAAAGTATGGCGACAAGACTAATCCCCCTCGCTTTTTGAAAATAAACCATTTTCTCCTCCAGATAATTAGACTTTAATTTATTACCCTGCCATGAGCTGCATCTGAAATACAGGCAGCAGGATTGCCATAACAATAAACCCGACCACCGCACCCATCACCAGAATCATAACCGGTTCGAGCATGGAGGTTAGGTTTTTGACCAACTGATCCACTTCGCGTTCGTAATGTTCAGCAATTTTTCCCAGCATGGTATCCAGAGAACCGGACTCCTCTCCCATGGAAATCATTTCCGTTACATAAGCGGGAATTACCTCGCTTTGCTTGAGCGGAGTAGCTAGTTTGCTGCCCTCACGAACCTCGGATGTGGCTTGTGCTACGACTTTTGATACGGCGACATTTCCGGTAACTCCGGCACTGGATTGCAGTGCGGACATAAGCGGAACACCAGAACCGATCAAGGTTCCGAGAGTGCGGCACCACCTAGCCATGCTGACCTGAATCACAAGAGGCCCCAAGCCAGGTATTTTCAGCTTTCCGGAATCAATACGCATACGCCCCGCGGCAGTAGAGCCAATTTTCTTCCATGCAGGGATAACGATCGCCAGCGTCAGCGGCATCAGCCACCATGTCTGTTGCAGAACATCTGAAATTTCGATGAGAATACGTGTGGCGATAGGCAGCTTCTGGCCCATGCTGGAAAACATCTGAGCAAATCTTGGAACCACGAGCAGCATCATGGTTGTTATCGCCCCGACCATGGCCACAAGCATGATAACCGGATAGATCATGGCCCCGGAAACCTTGGAACGCAGATCCTCCTGAGCTTCACGCATGAAGGCCAGCCTGTCCATGGCCTGATCAAGCATTCCTCCGGCCTCACCTGCTGCCACTAATGAAATATAGAGGGTGTCAAAATGCTTGGGGTATTCCGACAATGCCCGAGACAAGGGCATTCCCTCACGCACACGGGAATTTACCGTGGTTATGACCTCCCCCAGCATGGTTCCGGCATTCTGGTCCTGCAAAAAGGACAAGGCTCGCACAAGTGGAAGGCTGGACCCCAGTAAAGTGGCAAATTGACGGGTGAAGGATGTCACCTGCTTGTAGCTTATCCGGCCGCCGAAAAGGGATTGCCCTTTAGACCCAGCCTTACCTTCCTCGCCCGCGGAACTGCCCTTGCGCTCCACCCGGAGCACCCGCGATCCCTGCCCGGCAAGTTCACGCTGAACAGCCGAGATATCAGCCGCTTCCATTTCACCGGAAAGCTGCTGACCATCTTTGATCGCTGTATAACTGAACGTTGCCATAAGTGCTCCTAATTACATTTATCTCAATTATCCTGAGCCATGCGGTATACTTCCTCCTCCGTGGTCAACCCTCTAGCCGCCTTGGCAAGACCGTCCTGAAGCAGTGTACGCATGCCTTCTTTCTGGGCCTGAGCCCCGATTTCAGCAGCACTGGCTTCATTCTGGATCAGAGTCTGAATGGCCGGGGTGTTAACCAGAATTTCAAAAATCCCAAGCCTGCCCTTGTACCCGGAGCCGTCGCAGACGTCACAGCCCACAGCCTGCCATTTACCTTCCGCATCCTGCGTTTTGCAATTGGAGCACAGCCGACGCAGAAGACGCTGGGCCATAGCCCCGGCAAGAGTCGGTGCGACTAGATATGGTGCAATGCCCATCTCTACCAGACGGGTAACAGCAGTAGGAGCGTCATTTGTATGCAGGGTAGACAGCACTAGATGACCTGTCAGTGATGACTGGACCGCGATTTCTGCTGTTTCAATGTCGCGTATTTCCCCGACCATGATGATATCCGGGTCCTGACGCAGAATACTTCGCAAAGCCGCAGCAAAAGTCAGCCCGACTTTGGAATTAACCTGTATCTGATCAATACCGCGCAGCTGGTATTCCACCGGATCTTCAGTGGTGATGATCTTAAGTTCCGGTGATTTAATATAGTTCAGAGAAGCATAAAGGGTGGTAGTTTTCCCGGACCCTGTCGGTCCGGTCACCAGAATTGCACCATGTGGTCTGTGGACCAAGGATTTCCATGTCTCAAGCATCTCCGGTTCAAAGCCGACATCCGCGATATCAACTTTGATGGAGGATTTATCGAGAATACGCATGACCACGCCTTCCCCGAATACCGTCGGAGTAGAGGCCACGCGTATATCATAATCGGACTGCTCCATCTTGAGGCGGATACGCCCGTCCTGCGGAATGCGGCGTTCGGCAATATCCAGATTGGACATAATCTTGATGCGGGAAATGATTGCTGCCTGATACTTTCTGGGGACGGTGTTGACTACGTGCAGAATCCCATCCACCCGGAAACGTATTTCCAGACCGTCTTCATAAGGAGAAATATGGATATCCGATGCGCCCTGTGAAATAGCGTCACGAAAGGTATTATTGACCAGTCGGATAACAGGCGCGGCCTGTGCCATATCCCGCAGGTCCTCCACGTCATCCATGGAATCAAGATCATCGTCCAGACTGGTGAAAACACCTTCCATGCCTTCACCGGAGTAGGCCCGCTCCAAGGCATCAACGAGATTATCAGCCGGGGCGAAGACCATATGCACTTTCACATCCAGAGCCTGTTCCATCTCGGACACGGCAGTACCGATGAAAGGAGTTGCCACGGCCACCCTGACCTTTCCGTTATCTTCTTTTGAAAGAGGCAGTAGCAGGTGGTTCTTAGCGAATCCCTCGGGCACGAGCTGAATCAGCCCCGGTTCGGCAAGATAGGTCTTATCAAGCTCCATCCATTCCATACCGAGTAACTCCGCCGTGCTTCTGAGGGCATCCTGCTCGGACTCCCCGGCCTGCCGGAGACGCTGCCACCATGCCCTGACCCTGTCGGGTGACGACAGGTCGTGCGGAGTAGCCGGAAGGAGATTAACTTCGTTTTCCTGCATAAAGCTTTCCGGTGCTAAAGGTCGAAAATCAGACCGAACTCATCTACAGACATGGGACTCTGAGATTTACGCAGACCGCTCATCTCGTCAGCTTCATCCGGGGTGGCAATTACGTACGGAGTCAGGAAGAGCAGAAGTTCAGACTTGGCGACCTGATCTTCCTGAGTACCGAAAAGCGGCCCCAGTATAGGAGTATCACGCAGATATGGTGCTCCTTTCTTCTTCAGATCGGCATTAGCACTCATCAACCCGCCGATGACCAGCGTCTGGGCATCCTTTACCAGTACGGTTGTTGAAGCTGCACGGTCTGTAGACTGCCATTTGTCCGGGTCTGTATCATCGGTTTGCAGACTGGACAGGGTCTGGTCGATTTTGAGAGTCACATCCCGGTTTTCGGCGATTGTCGGTGTTATATCCAGCTGCATGCCGAACTTACGGTGGTCATAGGTCTTGATCACATTCTGCTGTGAAGTCATTGAAGTCTGCGTCAGCTTAAGAATGGGAATTTCAGTGCCGACAGAAATGCTTGCCTTCTGGTTATCAAGTGCAACTATATGCGGCGCCGAAACAACACGCGCATTATCGTCCGAGGCAAAAAAATGCATCATCATCTTAAAACTATCAGAATTAACAATGGAAAACTTAAGCGCCTCCTGCGCTGCATTGGCGATTCCGGCGGTTCCGAAAATCTGTCCGAAATCCAAGGCCCCCTTAAGATCCGTGCCGTCCGCGTTAGTGTTGAACATCCACTCAAAACCGAGCTTGGTCTCATCAGTGAGGGTAACCTCCACCAGATAGGCTTTAATTGAAACCTGCATGGTCCGCACATCAAGCTTGTTCACGATTTTTTCAATATCCTTGTGGACGCTTTCAGGGGCCAGAACGATCAGGGAATTAGTCTCTGCCATAGCCAGAATTTCAACGGTTCCCTGCCCGATACTCGCCGCCTGCTGTGTGTATAGTTTGGTCAGCAGCGGAGCTACGGTCTGGGCCTCAATGTATTGCAGGGAATATGTTCTGGAAGTCGGCAGTGATCCGGGTTTATCAATATGGCTGATCAAAGTTTTCAATTTCCGGACATTGGCTGCCGTGTCCGTAAAGACAATGTAGTTATTCGATTTTCCGGAGAAAATTGAACCCTCAGGCGACAATATCTGCTTAAAATCTGCAATAACATCAGCAGACTTGAGATACTCAAGTACAATAACTTCCGTTACCATCTGGTCCCCGCCGATGGATATGGCATCCACATTCAGACCTTCATGCACAGCTTCGCTTTTAGAAACAACCTTGTAATATCCCCCCTGCTGCACCAGAGTGTACCCTTTCATATCCAAGACAGAATAGAGCAGCTGCAAAGCTTCAAGCTGAGTTACCGGCTTCGGGGAAATCACCGTTACCGGTCCGGTAAGCTGATGGTTTGGGATAAAGGTCTTACCCATCAGGTGTGAATAAAATTCCAGCACAGCCATAATATCCGTCTGCCTGAAATTGATCTCAATCCTGTTTTTAGCGACAGGTGCGGCAAAGGAAATTCCGCCCGATGCAACAGAAAAAGCGCAGATCGTTATCAGGATGGCAAAACTTCGTATGCTCCGTTTAAATTTCATCATAATAACTCTCACCTGATATTTTCTTGAATGTGTCATGGTTCTTGTTTCTCCTGCTGTGCAGATCAAGGAACCTTGATATCCACATTCATGGGTTTACCCTTTCGGATGATTGTAAGGAACACGTCCTTGCCAATCTTGTTTTTCAAAACAGCACTTACCTGCGGGATGGAACTGACCGGTCTTCCCGAGACCGCCAGCAGCAGATCTCCCTGCTGAAGCCCGGACCCTTTATGAACGACACGGGCAACTTTCAGACCGCTGCTTGACGGGATTCCCAGATCCTTGCGTTCGGCATCAGACAATGGAATAAGGTTCACTCCCAAACCGCCGACCGTCACGTTTCCGCCTCCGGCAGGCACATCAGGAGAAGCGGAAAGAGCAAAGGACAGACCGGCTTTTTCTGCAATGCCAGACTCGCTCAGCAGGCTTTCTGCCTGTTCGTCCCATGCACTGTTCATTTTTAATGTGGCATTCTGATCATTCCGGGCCAGAACCACATAACCGGATGCTATCTCAACAAGTATGCTTTCCCTGACGATCTGCCCCAATGTGACAAGAGAGCTTGTTCCGCCATTGATTCCGGTAATGATTGCGTATGATTTTCCCGCCCCCGGCATAGTTGCCCTCAGGGTAAGATTGGAGAGATCCGGGCCCGGAGGAAGAGCTGGCGGCGGCGCAGCAGGTTGCTTTTTATATGAACGGTGCACCAGATGCAGCTGTCCGAACTGAAAAATGTGATGCCGCTTGGTACTGAAAAACGAATAATGGGGATAATTCAGAGGGTCAGCCGGGGGGATATCGCGGGTAGCATCCACGTAGTTTATAGCTTTGGGATGCGGGGCAGGCAGAACAAGAATGACCACAGCCCCTGAAACCGTCAGGACTGCGATGATAATAGCGATCCTTAAAAAGCTGTCCGCTGCGTTTTTATGCAGATACTTTTCCAAGCCCATAACTTATTCCCCCGCCCCGTGCGTGGAGTTCATATGAGTTGCATTCATATGTTTGGAGTTAATATGGGTGGCATTTGCCTGCGCACTGCAATTGAACACCTTGCGGGCGTACCGCCAGTCAAGAATGTCATCCTTTGGAACGACTACATCATAGCCGAGTTCCTGCTTGAAAAAACCTTCATACTTTTTGAAATACTCATCGGTTTTATTTCTGGATTCCGGTCCGTTACAAAAATACTCCTGCCCCTCCTCAGGATCCAGAAAACGAACACTTTTCATCACCTCTTCAACGGTCTGGCGCGACACGCCCTGCGGATTGTCTTCAGTCAGAAACGCCATGGCCTGATCCGGATTTTTACGCCACCAGCGGACAGCTCTTGAAAAACCTTTGATCAGGGCCTCAACCGCGTCCCCGTTACCGGCCAGTGAATCCTTACGAAGCACCAGAAACTGCAACGTCCAATTATCCAGATCATCGGGACC encodes the following:
- a CDS encoding PDZ domain-containing protein — translated: MGLEKYLHKNAADSFLRIAIIIAVLTVSGAVVILVLPAPHPKAINYVDATRDIPPADPLNYPHYSFFSTKRHHIFQFGQLHLVHRSYKKQPAAPPPALPPGPDLSNLTLRATMPGAGKSYAIITGINGGTSSLVTLGQIVRESILVEIASGYVVLARNDQNATLKMNSAWDEQAESLLSESGIAEKAGLSFALSASPDVPAGGGNVTVGGLGVNLIPLSDAERKDLGIPSSSGLKVARVVHKGSGLQQGDLLLAVSGRPVSSIPQVSAVLKNKIGKDVFLTIIRKGKPMNVDIKVP
- a CDS encoding protein-tyrosine phosphatase family protein, producing MVYFQKARGISLVAILFLTALFIANVPQVSAESFRITLPGNTYDSFKDYTDVTIWKLENGKIDNATKEFFGGNQSPSDNATTMEVNASYLIQLTSGKMGQNFNCTVNTKSGYTWEIDSSCSSPYNTRGCLGCQYLQAPAGDNYFHALPITHVNPSEQNYWQAYLLDKNGKNLLFRGPNPTLVKNSKESFDFPGLLKALKNRYKIQVGDGNFPDNFIFVDISLINSDLTQPPSTGNPTNGYVLNAEYRFFDSQITNSTAIPPKNSYVNGTVELPASNSSANAKTINGALLWWEIQPIATDSETLGQLVTKIGSLLDSKNSVPYLIYIHCISGCDRTGDVAVAHLLNYRKMNPVDAYNYGTTVFDINDAQHRLAPHSTWRAPLTQFCLNSTQSGENLCQTGCDFPAPAQFPPKNVFPWANATWGCGLNGQ
- the cooS gene encoding anaerobic carbon-monoxide dehydrogenase catalytic subunit — translated: MAREPKPVDELTIWDDAKAMIKKGRAEGIETVHERMAMQTPHCKFCELGTTCRNCTMGPCRISAKMPRGVCGADADVVVARNFGRFIAGGAAGHSDHGRDLIEVLEAIVEGEAPDYKITDEAKLIRLAAEVGIETEGRELLAVAEDLMECCFADFGSRKKEVAFLSRVPEVRREKWAKLGMTPRGIDREIAEMMHRTHMGCDNDAPNTLIHAARTALADGWGGSMIGTELSDVIFGTPTPRMSTANLGIIKENKVNLLVHGHNPVVSEMILAAARDPELVARAKELGAEGINVGGLCCTGNELLMRQGIPMAGNHLMTELAILTGAVEAIVVDYQCIMPSLVQISGCYHTKFIDTADKARFTGGIHFDFQPRTAMQQAKEIVSIAVEAYAERDAGRVDIPCEPVEIMTGFSNEAIIEALGGSFTPLVEAIAAGKIRGAVGIVGCNNPKIKQDSLNVGLAKELIKRDILVLATGCVTTAAGKAGLLVPEAIEMAGPGLKEVCGALGIPPVLHYGSCVDNSRILQLCAAIANELNVDISDLPVGASSPEWYSEKAAAIGLYAVASGIYTHLGHPPNILGSETVTNIAVSGLEDLVGATFFIEQDPVKTAEMFDERIKAKRKGLGLPE
- a CDS encoding thioredoxin domain-containing protein, with the translated sequence MNSETTEGDSMLKRIILILSVVVLFSGCANKQKFNDQLRGAIRENPQIILDALDENSVALLAILDKGIQKREALKRLSKFEGEINNPAQPKILDERILLGNADAPVTIVEYSDFLCPFCSKGANVVSKLATEQPDKYRLLFKHLPLHNNSRELALIYEAVARIDKNKAYKFHNLVFAQQKALYEDKTGAVLKNILKEINIDHARLQESVNSAQVREFLIDDGQEAKKFKINGTPTFLVNGVAIRGYVPVERFEETVNYILKKEKEKAVRVEDGEICEDCLNQM
- a CDS encoding secretin N-terminal domain-containing protein; the protein is MMKFKRSIRSFAILITICAFSVASGGISFAAPVAKNRIEINFRQTDIMAVLEFYSHLMGKTFIPNHQLTGPVTVISPKPVTQLEALQLLYSVLDMKGYTLVQQGGYYKVVSKSEAVHEGLNVDAISIGGDQMVTEVIVLEYLKSADVIADFKQILSPEGSIFSGKSNNYIVFTDTAANVRKLKTLISHIDKPGSLPTSRTYSLQYIEAQTVAPLLTKLYTQQAASIGQGTVEILAMAETNSLIVLAPESVHKDIEKIVNKLDVRTMQVSIKAYLVEVTLTDETKLGFEWMFNTNADGTDLKGALDFGQIFGTAGIANAAQEALKFSIVNSDSFKMMMHFFASDDNARVVSAPHIVALDNQKASISVGTEIPILKLTQTSMTSQQNVIKTYDHRKFGMQLDITPTIAENRDVTLKIDQTLSSLQTDDTDPDKWQSTDRAASTTVLVKDAQTLVIGGLMSANADLKKKGAPYLRDTPILGPLFGTQEDQVAKSELLLFLTPYVIATPDEADEMSGLRKSQSPMSVDEFGLIFDL
- a CDS encoding GspE/PulE family protein, with amino-acid sequence MQENEVNLLPATPHDLSSPDRVRAWWQRLRQAGESEQDALRSTAELLGMEWMELDKTYLAEPGLIQLVPEGFAKNHLLLPLSKEDNGKVRVAVATPFIGTAVSEMEQALDVKVHMVFAPADNLVDALERAYSGEGMEGVFTSLDDDLDSMDDVEDLRDMAQAAPVIRLVNNTFRDAISQGASDIHISPYEDGLEIRFRVDGILHVVNTVPRKYQAAIISRIKIMSNLDIAERRIPQDGRIRLKMEQSDYDIRVASTPTVFGEGVVMRILDKSSIKVDIADVGFEPEMLETWKSLVHRPHGAILVTGPTGSGKTTTLYASLNYIKSPELKIITTEDPVEYQLRGIDQIQVNSKVGLTFAAALRSILRQDPDIIMVGEIRDIETAEIAVQSSLTGHLVLSTLHTNDAPTAVTRLVEMGIAPYLVAPTLAGAMAQRLLRRLCSNCKTQDAEGKWQAVGCDVCDGSGYKGRLGIFEILVNTPAIQTLIQNEASAAEIGAQAQKEGMRTLLQDGLAKAARGLTTEEEVYRMAQDN
- a CDS encoding Crp/Fnr family transcriptional regulator, encoding MKFSGVNLLDELAKPDLADLRAIFNERAYSKGAVMFAPEETDLVFVVAKGRVRIYLAYEDKEFTLGILNPGDIYSTHSGCYIQALDDVALLTTGVREVKKIMDSVPLFTRTMVRVLGHILKNSFSIIGGLAFKDIYNRLMDYMLTEAHDNGVEQDDGGVLVTINLTIEQLSQLLGATRQTVSTLINDMVRADLVEKRGRGQYLIVSMEDLARAAGR
- a CDS encoding type II secretion system F family protein produces the protein MATFSYTAIKDGQQLSGEMEAADISAVQRELAGQGSRVLRVERKGSSAGEEGKAGSKGQSLFGGRISYKQVTSFTRQFATLLGSSLPLVRALSFLQDQNAGTMLGEVITTVNSRVREGMPLSRALSEYPKHFDTLYISLVAAGEAGGMLDQAMDRLAFMREAQEDLRSKVSGAMIYPVIMLVAMVGAITTMMLLVVPRFAQMFSSMGQKLPIATRILIEISDVLQQTWWLMPLTLAIVIPAWKKIGSTAAGRMRIDSGKLKIPGLGPLVIQVSMARWCRTLGTLIGSGVPLMSALQSSAGVTGNVAVSKVVAQATSEVREGSKLATPLKQSEVIPAYVTEMISMGEESGSLDTMLGKIAEHYEREVDQLVKNLTSMLEPVMILVMGAVVGFIVMAILLPVFQMQLMAG